One segment of Hippopotamus amphibius kiboko isolate mHipAmp2 chromosome 2, mHipAmp2.hap2, whole genome shotgun sequence DNA contains the following:
- the LOC130845856 gene encoding olfactory receptor 4F3/4F16/4F29-like, translating to MDGRNHSFVSEFVFLGLAHSWEIQLLLLLFSSVLYVASMTGNTLIVFSVTTDPHLHSPMYFLLANLSFIDLGACSVTSPKMMYDLSRERKVISFGGCIAQIFFIHAIGGVEMVLLIAMAFDRYAAICKPLHYQTIMSPRTCILFLAAAWALGVSHSLFQLAFIVNLPFCDPNVLDSFYCDLPRLLRLACTDTYRLQFMVTGNSGFICVGSFFILLISYIFILFTVWKHSSGGSSKALSTLSAHITVVILFFGPTMFVYTWPHLNSQMDKFLALSDAVLTPFLNPVIYTFRNKEMKAAMKRAFRPLVAFRKIL from the coding sequence ATGGATGGAAGAAATCATTCATTTGTGTCTGAGTTTGTGTTTCTGGGACTCGCTCATTCATGGGAGATCCAGCTTCTCCTCCTGCTGTTCTCCTCTGTGCTCTATGTAGCAAGCATGACTGGAAACACCCTCATTGTGTTTTCTGTGACCACTGATCCTCACTTACACTCCCCCATGTACTTCCTACTGGCCAATCTCTCCTTCATTGACTTGGGAGCCTGCTCTGTCACTTCTCCCAAGATGATGTATGACCTTTCCAGAGAGCGTAAAGTCATCTCCTTTGGAGGCTGCATTGCTCAGATCTTCTTCATCCACGCCATTGGTGGTGTGGAGATGGTGCTGCTCATAGCCATGGCCTTTGACAGATATGCTGCCATATGTAAGCCTCTCCACTATCAGACTATCATGAGCCCCCGAACGTGCATTCTGTTTCTGGCtgctgcctgggccctgggcgTCAGTCACTCACTGTTCCAACTAGCATTTATTGTTAATTTACCGTTCTGTGATCCTAACGTATTGGACAGCTTTTACTGTGACCTTCCCCGGCTCCTCAGACTGGCCTGTACAGATACATACAGATTGCAGTTCATGGTCACTGGCAACAGTGGGTTTATCTGtgttggttccttctttatactCCTCATCTCCTACATTTTCATCCTGTTTACTGTTTGGAAACACTCCTCAGGTGGTTCATCCAAGGCCCTCTCCACCTTGTCAGCTCACATCACTGTGGTGATTTTGTTCTTTGGTCCAACCATGTTTGTCTACACATGGCCACACCTCAATTCCCAAATGGACAAGTTTCTTGCTCTCTCTGATGCTGTTCTCACTCCTTTTTTAAATCCAGTCATCTACACATTCAGGAATAAAGAGATGAAGGCAGCAATGAAGAGAGCATTCAGACCATTAGTGGCTTTTAGaaagattttataa